In Gossypium arboreum isolate Shixiya-1 chromosome 3, ASM2569848v2, whole genome shotgun sequence, the sequence attattgttattattattttggctTTGAAGCCTTAAAGATTTGGTTTTCTTTTATCTGTTTTTTAGGCTAAAGAATTCTGGGTATATTCTAGATTTTGTTGAAGCTGCATGATCCTTAACTTTTTCACATTTTTGTAGGCTTAGTATATGCACTTTCATGCACTAGTGGACAACAAACATTAAGCTTAGTAAATGTACAAGATTTCCGCTAAGTTTCCTAGTTTAGCGACTTAAATGAGCTTATTGCTTTGTTAAGTCTTTAGTTAGCTTAGATGGTGTTGTTCTTTGTTTTGCTTATCTTGCTTGAGTATTTAGGGTTAATCCAAATTTCCAAATGGCTTATATTTCGAGATTGATGCAGTTTCAGGGTATTAAAAGAGGGTTTAGGGTGTATGCGGTGTTTGGTGAGGAAAGTAGCTTGGAGGATAAGAAGAGCCAATGGGGCACTCTCTTTGATGTTGAAGATCCAAGGTCTAAAGTTCCACAATGTAAAGGGAAGTTCTTAGATGTGTATCAGGCATTGGAAGTGGCTAGGTACGATATTCAGTACTGCGATTGGCGAGCTCGGCAAGATTTACTTACAATCATGCTTCTTCATGAAAAGGTCCTTCTTCAATCTCAATCTCATATGTTCTTAGAACTTGTGTTTTTGCTTGTAAAAGTTGTGTTATCTACTACTAGACCTGCATTTCCGAACTTTGTGGTTGTAGGTAGTGGAAGTGTTGAATCCTTTAGCTCGTGAATACAAGTCTATTGGCACCATGAAAAGAGAGCTTGCAGAATTGCAAGGAGAACTAGCACAAGCTCACAAACAGGTAGGCAAAATCAGCAGTTAATGAAGCTGTTATTTGTATAATTTAATTAGGAGATATTTTAACCAATCCAATGGTTATGGGtaccttctttttttttccaaCAAATAACTGGTGTAAGACTTGCATTAAGTACCATAAGTATGGTTTTGGCCTATTTTGAATCTGATCAGAAAGAAATATCAGGTACATATATCTGAAGCAAGGGTTACTACCGCTTTGGATAAACTAGCTTACATGGAGGAATTGGTTAATGATAAGCTGTTAGAAGATAGAAATGCAACAGGGTCCGATGTAGCATCCCCTTCTTCTAGTACATCAACACAATCTTCGGAAGTGAAGAGGAAGTTGCCTCGAAAAAGCTTGGATGTGTCAGGTCCAGTTAAACCATATCACCCGCGGTTGAAGAATTTCTGGTATCCCGTTGCTTTCTCCATGGATCTGAAAGATGACACTATGGTAAGCTATATTCAAAAGTTTTTTATCATCCAATGCTGCAGCATATCGACATAATCTCACTCTACATTAATGTCATATTACTTCTCATTCCAGATTCCGATCGATTGTTTTGAAGAGCCATGGGTTCTTTTTCGTGGAAAAGACGGGAATCCAGGATGCCTCCAGAACACTTGTGCACATAGAGCATGTCCTCTTCATCTTGGTTCAGTTAATGAGGGTCGTATCCAATGTCCCTACCATGGTTAGTACGAGTTCAGGGATTTTACATATTAAAAGCCAGATAGAGATCGATGAATGATTTACATGTTATATATGGTTTGAATGACATCTGGTCTTGTATCATTTTCTATATATCAGGCTGGGAATACACAACAGATGGAAAATGTGAAAAAATGCCGTCTACACGATTACTTAATGTGAAGATAAGGTCATTGCCATGTTTAGAGCAAGAGGGAATGATCTGGATCTGGCCTGGAGATGACCCTCCTACGCCAACACTTCCTTCCTTACAACCTCCTTCCGGATTTGTAATTCATGCTGAGGTACACTTTAGATGTTTTAAAACACTACTGTAATTGCAAGAATCATGTGAACTTTGTTTAACTGACTCGATGAAAAGTCGGACAACTTTAAGCAAAAGCACCCACTATCTCACCTCAGTTTCTTTTATATGCTGATAAATGCCAGATTGTCATGGAACTTCCGATTGAACAC encodes:
- the LOC108476133 gene encoding chlorophyllide a oxygenase, chloroplastic-like, with product MSTWHPMEGLPRSRASPTSYPTKSHFVFALHTDSSLSLPLLLPLPSSGYSNIFSVSFPFRNAMTAIATAGALSFPISLRRSCKFSSKKFQGIKRGFRVYAVFGEESSLEDKKSQWGTLFDVEDPRSKVPQCKGKFLDVYQALEVARYDIQYCDWRARQDLLTIMLLHEKVVEVLNPLAREYKSIGTMKRELAELQGELAQAHKQVHISEARVTTALDKLAYMEELVNDKLLEDRNATGSDVASPSSSTSTQSSEVKRKLPRKSLDVSGPVKPYHPRLKNFWYPVAFSMDLKDDTMIPIDCFEEPWVLFRGKDGNPGCLQNTCAHRACPLHLGSVNEGRIQCPYHGWEYTTDGKCEKMPSTRLLNVKIRSLPCLEQEGMIWIWPGDDPPTPTLPSLQPPSGFVIHAEIVMELPIEHGLLLDNLLDLAHAPFTHTSTFAKGWTVPSLVKFLTPASGLQGYWDPYPIDMEFRPPCMVLSTIGISKPGKLEGQSTKECTTHLHQLHVCIPSSRNKTRLLYRMSLDFAPVLKHIPFMHYLWRHFAEQVLNEDLRLVIGQQERMINGANVWNLPVAYDKLGVRYRLWRNAVDQGDKQLPFSKPM